A genomic window from Syntrophorhabdaceae bacterium includes:
- a CDS encoding cupin domain-containing protein produces MKVVRFSSAESYEPEKDWRRVSLCSEKDISIEHFVKPPHHASPDHNHPNAQVMIVLKGKLAITTAKEEQVLDEGDAVYIPGNEMHIVTNPLDEPSAGIDIFVPGRSFDFWLKRKSS; encoded by the coding sequence ATGAAAGTAGTCCGATTCAGCAGCGCTGAAAGTTATGAGCCTGAGAAAGACTGGAGGCGGGTAAGCCTTTGCAGTGAAAAGGACATCTCCATTGAACACTTCGTAAAGCCGCCGCACCATGCGTCGCCTGATCACAACCACCCGAACGCGCAGGTAATGATCGTCCTCAAGGGCAAGCTCGCAATCACCACCGCCAAGGAGGAGCAGGTCCTTGACGAGGGTGACGCGGTCTACATCCCCGGGAACGAAATGCATATTGTCACAAACCCGCTCGATGAGCCATCCGCCGGCATCGACATATTCGTCCCCGGTCGGTCCTTCGATTTCTGGCTGAAGCGGAAAAGCTCCTGA
- a CDS encoding radical SAM protein, giving the protein MIVKEIRAKTILSKSQIYDYALNAYVGCQHNCAYCYARFMKRFTGHREQWGEFVDVKINAAELLVREVRKKRKGIVWISGVCDPYQYAEEKYMLTGRCLEILVESGWPVVIQTKSPLVLRDIGILKRSADAEVGFTITTADEKVRQIFEPCAPPVEKRIEALGILHAEGIRTYVMVAPMLPGADRLADMLKGKVDHALIDRYNYYYADRAYKKHGMEQAMTEDFFQEKGGELRAAFEKAGIPCQKLY; this is encoded by the coding sequence ATGATCGTCAAAGAGATCAGGGCGAAGACCATCCTCTCCAAATCGCAGATCTATGACTATGCCCTGAACGCCTACGTGGGATGCCAGCATAACTGCGCCTACTGCTACGCAAGGTTCATGAAGAGATTTACCGGGCACCGCGAACAATGGGGAGAGTTCGTTGATGTAAAGATAAACGCCGCTGAACTCCTGGTCCGGGAGGTCAGAAAAAAGAGAAAAGGGATTGTCTGGATAAGCGGGGTCTGTGATCCCTATCAATACGCCGAAGAGAAGTATATGCTTACCGGGAGATGCCTTGAAATCCTCGTTGAGAGTGGATGGCCCGTCGTGATCCAGACAAAATCCCCCCTGGTCCTGCGGGACATCGGGATATTGAAAAGATCAGCGGACGCTGAGGTCGGATTCACTATAACGACAGCCGACGAGAAGGTGCGTCAGATCTTCGAACCCTGCGCTCCGCCCGTAGAGAAGCGGATCGAGGCATTGGGAATTCTTCATGCAGAGGGGATCAGGACTTATGTCATGGTCGCTCCCATGCTCCCCGGGGCCGACAGACTCGCGGATATGCTGAAGGGCAAGGTGGACCATGCTTTGATCGACAGGTATAACTATTATTATGCTGACCGGGCGTATAAAAAGCACGGAATGGAACAGGCCATGACTGAGGATTTCTTCCAGGAAAAAGGCGGGGAACTAAGGGCCGCCTTTGAAAAGGCAGGGATACCCTGTCAGAAGCTGTATTAG
- a CDS encoding cobalamin-dependent protein (Presence of a B(12) (cobalamin)-binding domain implies dependence on cobalamin itself, in one of its several forms, or in some unusual lineages, dependence on a cobalamin-like analog.), translating to MRVLLISANRTEINMRTMPLGLACVAQAARREGHTVKVLDLVQEKDAPAAIAEAIVELDPEVIGISVRNIDDQTKQNTRFLFDEDNRIIALVRKLSRVPIVLGGAGYSIFPETILAASEADIGIEGEGEAVFNMVLERLEDNETLDGLPGVHVKGRGLMAEKILIREPDAFTLPDPDLLIAAPGDAGDLWIPVQTRRGCPMRCSYCSTGTIEGTIIRKRSPKNVVEWIAKLESRGVKQFYFVDNTFNLPPSYATALCKELAR from the coding sequence ATGAGGGTTCTTCTCATCTCGGCAAACCGGACCGAAATCAATATGCGCACCATGCCACTGGGACTTGCGTGCGTGGCACAGGCAGCAAGGCGGGAAGGGCACACAGTGAAGGTGCTGGACCTCGTGCAGGAAAAAGACGCCCCAGCCGCCATAGCTGAGGCAATCGTGGAGCTCGACCCGGAAGTAATCGGCATATCGGTCAGGAATATCGATGACCAGACGAAGCAAAACACCAGGTTCCTCTTTGATGAAGATAACCGGATAATCGCACTGGTACGGAAGCTGTCACGGGTCCCCATCGTGCTGGGCGGAGCAGGATACAGCATATTCCCGGAGACCATCCTTGCCGCTTCAGAAGCAGACATCGGTATCGAAGGTGAAGGGGAAGCGGTGTTCAATATGGTGCTGGAGCGATTGGAAGATAATGAAACCCTTGATGGCCTGCCGGGCGTGCACGTCAAAGGCAGAGGCCTGATGGCAGAGAAGATACTCATCAGGGAACCTGACGCCTTCACGCTTCCCGATCCCGATCTTTTGATCGCCGCTCCCGGAGATGCCGGCGATCTCTGGATACCCGTGCAGACAAGGCGCGGCTGCCCGATGCGCTGTAGCTATTGCTCAACAGGGACGATAGAGGGCACAATCATCCGGAAGCGCTCGCCCAAAAACGTCGTGGAGTGGATTGCAAAACTGGAAAGCCGCGGTGTAAAACAGTTCTACTTTGTGGACAATACCTTTAACCTGCCGCCATCGTACGCGACAGCCCTTTGTAAGGAACTGGCGCGCG